One window of Methanothermobacter thermautotrophicus genomic DNA carries:
- the hisA gene encoding 1-(5-phosphoribosyl)-5-[(5-phosphoribosylamino)methylideneamino]imidazole-4-carboxamide isomerase, whose product MSFHKNRMLIIPAVDIKDGKCVQLVQGKPGTEQVVLDDPAGVARNWESLGAETVHVVDLDGALGLEKNTGILKEIIDEVSVPLQIGGGIRSKEYAGKLLDMGFERVILGTMAIENPEVVEELAAEYGSERIMVSLDSRDSRVVIRGWTEKVPFTAEEMARKLKARGAGSILFTNVDFEGLLSGFDLKPVTELVDAVDIPVIYSGGVSSLDDIGMLQGTGVRGVVIGSAIYRGLIDFTEALKYQDIE is encoded by the coding sequence ACCGGCCGTGGATATAAAGGATGGGAAGTGTGTGCAGCTTGTGCAGGGGAAACCAGGGACAGAGCAGGTTGTGCTTGATGATCCCGCCGGAGTTGCCAGGAACTGGGAATCCCTCGGGGCTGAAACAGTTCATGTTGTAGACCTCGACGGGGCCCTGGGTCTTGAGAAGAATACAGGTATACTTAAGGAGATCATAGACGAGGTTTCAGTGCCTCTGCAGATCGGTGGAGGTATAAGGAGTAAAGAATATGCAGGAAAACTCCTTGATATGGGCTTTGAGAGGGTTATACTGGGCACCATGGCCATAGAAAACCCTGAAGTCGTTGAGGAGCTTGCAGCTGAATACGGCTCAGAGCGTATAATGGTCTCACTCGATAGCAGGGACTCAAGGGTTGTTATAAGGGGCTGGACAGAGAAGGTTCCATTCACAGCAGAGGAGATGGCCCGGAAATTAAAGGCCCGGGGGGCTGGCAGCATACTATTTACAAACGTGGACTTCGAGGGCCTCCTATCAGGATTTGACCTTAAACCGGTGACTGAACTTGTGGATGCAGTTGACATACCAGTAATTTACTCTGGGGGTGTCAGCAGCCTCGACGACATAGGGATGCTGCAGGGGACCGGTGTCAGGGGGGTGGTTATAGGATCAGCCATCTACAGGGGCCTTATAGACTTCACTGAGGCCCTTAAATACCAGGACATTGAATAG
- a CDS encoding adenylyltransferase/cytidyltransferase family protein: MKTVMATGTFDIIHPGHGFFLEEARKLGGRDARLVVVLARDSTVRARKRTPIVGENQRLEVVRMLKPVDEAYLGSETDMFEIVHRIKPDIIAIGPDQKFDVDELREELRRRGLECEVKRIEKYRNSELDSTCKIIKRIRNMDFNEDALKNC, from the coding sequence ATGAAGACAGTTATGGCGACGGGCACCTTTGACATAATACACCCGGGACACGGTTTCTTCCTTGAGGAGGCCAGGAAACTTGGGGGGAGGGATGCCAGGCTTGTGGTTGTCCTTGCAAGGGACTCCACAGTCAGGGCACGTAAGAGGACCCCCATAGTCGGTGAGAATCAGAGGCTTGAGGTTGTCAGGATGCTTAAACCTGTTGATGAGGCCTACCTTGGCAGTGAGACCGACATGTTCGAGATAGTGCACCGCATAAAACCTGACATCATCGCCATCGGCCCCGATCAGAAGTTCGATGTTGATGAGCTGCGTGAGGAGCTCAGGAGGAGGGGCCTTGAATGTGAGGTTAAGAGGATAGAGAAGTACAGGAACTCTGAACTCGACAGCACCTGCAAGATAATTAAAAGGATCCGTAACATGGACTTCAATGAGGACGCCCTTAAGAACTGCTGA